Proteins encoded by one window of Chryseobacterium sp. POL2:
- a CDS encoding glycosyltransferase family 4 protein has translation MKIIFNTDQIHLHGGIEKVMATKANYFAALPEVEVYVVTTEQKNLPPRYALDSRIKLVDLGVDYDRTKSYFSIKNLKRAKRHYKKQKALFKSLKPDVIISPNFNFDHYWLPFIKGNAKLIKERHSSRYQEEEQRQSASFLKRLKYKLSDWVERHYNHIVVLNADEAHYVKTGNAVVIPNPIALSHLSADIHSKKVVAAGRISPVKNFGDLIKAWVFVKAEFPDWQLDIHGEDYLGTQATLESQIRENGLEDVINFKGSSDQMLEDMSKYSIYAMTSETECFPMVLLEALSIGLPTVSYDCPNGPRNIIDNGEDGYLVKHHDAESFSMELKSLMRNLSERERLQKNAKHNVLRFSCASVMKQWQELLNLPHV, from the coding sequence ATGAAAATAATCTTCAATACTGACCAAATCCATTTGCACGGTGGCATCGAAAAGGTCATGGCGACGAAGGCTAATTATTTTGCAGCTTTGCCAGAGGTTGAGGTCTATGTGGTAACCACCGAGCAGAAGAATCTACCACCGCGTTATGCATTAGATTCTCGGATAAAGTTGGTGGATTTAGGAGTTGATTATGATCGTACAAAATCTTATTTTTCGATAAAAAATTTAAAGAGAGCAAAACGTCATTATAAAAAGCAAAAGGCTTTATTTAAAAGTTTGAAGCCCGATGTTATTATTTCTCCCAATTTTAATTTTGATCATTATTGGTTGCCTTTTATAAAAGGAAATGCAAAACTTATTAAAGAACGTCACAGCTCCCGTTATCAGGAGGAAGAACAAAGGCAATCGGCATCGTTTCTAAAAAGATTAAAATATAAATTGAGCGATTGGGTGGAGCGACACTATAATCATATTGTTGTTTTAAATGCTGATGAAGCCCACTATGTTAAAACGGGGAATGCTGTTGTTATCCCCAACCCGATAGCATTGTCCCATTTATCCGCAGATATACATTCTAAAAAAGTAGTTGCAGCAGGACGCATTTCACCTGTTAAGAATTTCGGAGATTTAATAAAAGCCTGGGTATTTGTAAAAGCTGAGTTTCCTGATTGGCAGTTGGACATTCATGGCGAAGATTATTTGGGAACCCAAGCAACTTTAGAATCTCAAATTCGTGAAAATGGATTAGAGGATGTTATCAATTTCAAGGGAAGTTCAGACCAGATGCTAGAAGATATGTCGAAGTACAGTATTTATGCGATGACATCAGAAACCGAGTGTTTCCCTATGGTGTTGTTAGAAGCTTTATCGATTGGTCTGCCAACAGTGAGTTATGATTGTCCTAATGGACCTCGTAACATTATTGATAATGGCGAAGATGGCTATCTGGTGAAGCATCACGATGCTGAATCTTTTTCTATGGAGCTTAAAAGTCTTATGCGGAATTTATCGGAGCGTGAAAGATTACAAAAAAATGCGAAACATAATGTGTTGCGTTTTAGTTGTGCCAGCGTTATGAAACAATGGCAGGAATTATTAAATTTACCGCATGTTTGA
- a CDS encoding EpsG family protein, with the protein MFDWIPVELYTSLHYHVLLLVMLIILAHAFVYDVSDQQSIQFFQVLGGILTFLLVLYMGQRQISGRYFGDTYNYDKAYKLLQSGESIKIEKDFLFNYMMVYSSKIMDIHGFLQLCVVLYIVPCYFFSKKYFGNYWFFAMFMFMVSYSFWAYGVNGVRNGLATSLFLLALCLYHRKWLMYALLIMSYFMHASLVIPIAAFVVSGLYKNPKAYLAIWLLAIPLSLAGGSAWSSFFANLGFAEDRTQGYLTGGSEEYNDQFSQSGFRWDFLAYSASAVFAGWYFIFKKKITDKFYIHLFGTYCIANAFWILVINAAFSNRFAYLSWFLMPAVIAYPMFRYKLWDNQYRVFGIILFLYFMFTYIMNVML; encoded by the coding sequence ATGTTTGATTGGATTCCTGTAGAACTGTATACATCCTTGCATTATCACGTTTTGTTGCTTGTGATGCTTATTATTTTGGCGCATGCTTTTGTCTATGATGTAAGCGATCAGCAGAGTATTCAGTTTTTCCAAGTATTAGGAGGAATATTGACTTTTTTGCTAGTTCTTTATATGGGGCAGCGGCAGATTAGTGGGCGGTATTTTGGTGATACCTATAATTACGACAAGGCATATAAGCTTTTGCAATCTGGGGAGAGCATTAAAATAGAAAAAGATTTTCTTTTCAATTATATGATGGTCTATTCCAGTAAGATAATGGACATACATGGTTTTCTACAGCTTTGTGTTGTGCTGTACATTGTGCCATGTTATTTTTTTTCTAAGAAGTACTTTGGGAATTATTGGTTTTTCGCTATGTTTATGTTCATGGTGTCATATTCCTTCTGGGCATACGGTGTCAATGGTGTGCGCAATGGATTGGCAACGTCATTGTTTTTGTTGGCTTTGTGCTTATATCATCGAAAATGGCTGATGTATGCCTTGTTAATAATGTCTTATTTTATGCATGCCTCTTTGGTTATCCCCATAGCGGCTTTTGTGGTGTCTGGTCTTTACAAGAATCCTAAAGCTTATTTGGCTATTTGGTTGTTGGCAATTCCTTTGTCGTTAGCTGGAGGTTCTGCGTGGAGCAGCTTCTTTGCAAATTTAGGATTTGCTGAAGATCGGACGCAAGGTTATTTGACTGGAGGTTCGGAGGAGTATAATGATCAATTTTCGCAGAGTGGTTTTCGGTGGGATTTTTTAGCTTACAGTGCTTCTGCTGTATTTGCAGGATGGTATTTTATATTTAAAAAGAAAATTACAGATAAGTTTTATATCCATCTTTTTGGGACTTATTGTATTGCCAATGCCTTTTGGATCTTGGTGATTAACGCTGCTTTTAGTAATCGTTTTGCCTATTTGTCGTGGTTTTTGATGCCCGCCGTGATTGCCTATCCAATGTTTCGGTATAAGCTGTGGGATAATCAATATCGGGTATTTGGGATTATTTTGTTTTTGTATTTTATGTTTACTTATATAATGAATGTCATGTTATAA
- a CDS encoding glycosyltransferase family 2 protein, with product MKSITVFTPTFNRAHLLPRLYESLKNQTSKDFVWMIIDDGSVDDTKSLIAQWREEADFEIQYHYKENGGMHTAHNLAYSLTETELNVCIDSDDAMTKDAIELIVKLWESIDNKSNVAGIIGLDVDREGKIIGTKIPEHLEKGSLHDLYHLHNVKGDKKLVLRTDVVRSYPPYPEYEGEKLVPLGILYLMIGKDYNLLYANDVYCIVEYQDGGSTNSILKQYKQSPRGFAYSRKLQIKHGDGISNEIKNYVHLISSSIFAKDIPLAFKGVNPLKSLFIYPFGILLHIYILLKIKSS from the coding sequence ATGAAATCGATTACTGTTTTTACACCAACTTTTAATAGAGCACATCTGCTTCCTAGACTTTACGAAAGTTTGAAAAACCAAACCTCAAAGGATTTCGTTTGGATGATTATTGACGATGGTTCGGTTGATGATACGAAAAGCTTAATAGCACAATGGAGGGAAGAAGCTGATTTTGAAATCCAGTACCATTACAAAGAGAATGGCGGTATGCATACTGCTCATAATCTCGCGTATTCTTTAACAGAAACCGAGTTGAATGTCTGTATCGACTCAGACGATGCAATGACAAAGGATGCTATTGAACTAATCGTAAAGCTTTGGGAATCCATTGATAATAAATCCAATGTCGCAGGAATCATTGGGTTAGATGTTGATAGAGAAGGGAAGATAATCGGAACGAAAATCCCCGAACATTTAGAGAAAGGTAGTTTACACGATTTATATCATCTTCATAATGTTAAAGGTGACAAAAAATTAGTTTTAAGAACTGATGTTGTGAGAAGCTATCCACCTTACCCTGAATATGAAGGTGAAAAATTAGTGCCTTTGGGGATTTTGTATTTAATGATTGGCAAAGATTATAATCTTTTGTATGCCAATGATGTATACTGCATTGTTGAATATCAGGATGGCGGCTCTACGAATTCCATCTTAAAACAGTACAAACAATCACCAAGAGGATTTGCATATAGTAGGAAACTTCAAATTAAACACGGTGATGGCATCTCAAACGAAATCAAGAATTATGTACATTTAATTTCTTCTTCTATTTTTGCAAAAGATATTCCCCTAGCATTTAAAGGCGTTAATCCACTAAAAAGTTTATTCATTTATCCTTTTGGTATCCTACTACATATCTATATTCTATTAAAAATTAAAAGTTCATGA
- a CDS encoding glycosyltransferase family 1 protein, whose protein sequence is MTQPIRILQVVTIMNLGGLESFLMTIYRNIDRSKVQFDFLVHRQERGAFDDEIENLGGKIFRLNPIRPARFFQYQKELKSFFLDHKEYKIIHSHLNENSAIVLNVAKRLNIPIRIAHSHAKATAGPYKFLREFIKTRIYPNSTLNLACSEDAGKWLYGGKDFDVFKNSVDVEKFKFPQNSEKIKTLKDEVGIDSKDFVMGLVARFSFTKNHIFLIDVFNEYQKLNQYSKLLLVGDGELKLEINNYIKELNLQEKVLFTGNVSNPQDYLSLMNIFVMTSFNEGMPVVLIEAQCNGLPVLMSDTIPAEIEITDLTYRESLNSSPKHWANKINEIKELHKDDHRELYKTIIKDKNYDISSNAQKLIDLYMSNYQESLKN, encoded by the coding sequence ATGACCCAACCCATTCGAATCCTACAAGTTGTTACTATTATGAATTTAGGCGGATTAGAAAGTTTTCTAATGACCATTTATAGGAATATTGATCGATCTAAAGTTCAGTTTGACTTTTTAGTCCACAGACAAGAAAGAGGAGCTTTTGATGATGAGATTGAAAATTTAGGTGGTAAGATTTTTAGATTGAATCCTATTCGGCCCGCACGGTTTTTTCAATATCAAAAAGAACTCAAATCATTTTTCTTAGACCATAAAGAATATAAAATTATTCATTCTCATCTCAATGAAAATAGCGCCATAGTATTAAATGTCGCCAAAAGATTAAATATCCCAATACGTATAGCCCATTCACATGCAAAAGCAACTGCTGGACCTTATAAATTTTTAAGAGAATTTATTAAAACGAGAATTTATCCAAATTCCACCTTGAATCTGGCATGTTCAGAAGATGCAGGAAAATGGCTATATGGTGGAAAAGATTTTGACGTTTTTAAAAATAGTGTGGATGTAGAAAAATTTAAATTCCCCCAAAATTCAGAAAAAATAAAAACTTTAAAAGATGAAGTAGGCATTGATAGTAAAGACTTTGTAATGGGATTAGTGGCGCGATTTAGTTTTACTAAAAATCATATATTTTTAATTGATGTTTTTAATGAATATCAAAAATTAAATCAATATTCTAAACTACTTCTTGTTGGAGATGGTGAGTTGAAATTAGAAATAAATAATTACATTAAAGAATTAAATCTTCAAGAAAAAGTCTTATTTACGGGCAATGTTAGTAATCCCCAAGACTATTTAAGTTTAATGAATATATTTGTCATGACATCATTTAATGAAGGTATGCCTGTTGTCTTAATAGAAGCACAGTGTAATGGCTTACCTGTTTTAATGTCTGATACCATACCAGCAGAGATTGAAATTACAGATTTAACTTATAGAGAATCTTTAAATTCTTCTCCAAAACATTGGGCTAATAAAATAAATGAGATTAAAGAATTGCATAAAGATGACCATAGAGAACTATATAAAACCATAATTAAAGATAAAAACTATGATATTAGTTCAAATGCTCAGAAATTAATTGATCTTTATATGTCTAATTATCAAGAATCATTAAAAAATTAA
- a CDS encoding CapA family protein has protein sequence MKILIAGDYCPIGRNAQIIEKEEYVSLFNGFENLTKQVDYSIVNLECPITVFNERINKTGPCIKTEDTKALAALKFAGFDLLTLANNHIQDYGSKGVKDTLKNAHDFGFETVGAADNLKNAKKPFIKEIQGIKVGVLNVAENEFCAATDQSAGAYTFNLIDNLQEVKLLKQKVDKLILIYHGGREHYQLPSPELRKRFRFFIENGVDAIVAHHTHCFSGYEYYNNKPIVYSLGNFIFDYKKKYQKGIWTEGMSVILNLVNNEFTVELIPHFQGRENDSTLHLLENENKKEFLNKIDKLNAIISDDTLFMEEWDNYIKSQEKFYLSSLYIKNIYFRMLFIKGFLPISLLRNKHNKLILNLMRCEAHREIMIDVLSNELGSHER, from the coding sequence ATGAAAATTCTAATTGCAGGCGATTATTGTCCCATTGGTCGAAACGCCCAAATAATAGAGAAAGAAGAATATGTTTCTTTATTTAATGGTTTTGAGAATCTTACAAAGCAAGTAGATTATTCCATTGTGAATTTAGAATGTCCAATTACGGTTTTTAATGAAAGAATAAATAAAACAGGACCTTGTATAAAAACTGAGGACACGAAGGCTCTGGCTGCTTTAAAATTTGCTGGTTTTGACTTACTCACTTTGGCAAACAATCACATTCAAGATTATGGTTCAAAAGGTGTTAAAGATACCCTCAAAAATGCGCATGATTTTGGCTTTGAAACTGTAGGAGCAGCGGACAATTTAAAGAATGCGAAAAAGCCATTTATTAAAGAAATACAAGGAATAAAAGTAGGTGTCCTCAATGTTGCGGAAAATGAATTTTGTGCTGCGACAGATCAATCAGCAGGAGCTTATACATTCAACTTAATTGATAATCTCCAAGAAGTTAAGCTTCTTAAACAAAAAGTAGATAAACTTATTCTTATTTACCACGGTGGAAGAGAACATTACCAATTACCTTCACCTGAATTACGAAAACGGTTTCGGTTTTTTATTGAAAATGGGGTAGATGCAATTGTAGCCCATCATACACATTGTTTTAGTGGTTATGAATATTACAACAACAAACCTATAGTTTACAGTTTAGGAAATTTCATTTTTGATTATAAGAAGAAATACCAAAAAGGAATATGGACGGAAGGAATGAGTGTAATTTTAAATTTAGTAAATAATGAATTTACGGTTGAGTTAATTCCCCATTTTCAAGGAAGAGAAAATGATTCCACATTGCATTTATTAGAAAACGAAAATAAAAAGGAGTTTTTAAATAAAATAGATAAATTGAATGCAATTATTTCTGATGATACTCTTTTCATGGAAGAGTGGGATAACTATATAAAATCACAAGAGAAGTTTTATTTATCCAGTTTATATATCAAAAACATTTATTTTCGAATGTTATTTATAAAAGGATTCCTTCCTATTTCCCTTCTTCGGAATAAACATAATAAATTAATCTTAAATCTTATGCGGTGTGAAGCACACCGTGAAATTATGATAGATGTATTATCAAATGAATTGGGTTCACATGAAAGATAA
- a CDS encoding phenylacetate--CoA ligase family protein has protein sequence MKDKIYKILPDFLQNFLISLFNILAYKERYGGKYQFYLKRFKDNRQLSRAALKDIQKQRFSEFLHQAISKSEYYKDYPLVDLANIEQLPILKKEDLRQHIKEVFTITKSDGIVSKTGGTTGKSLEVLFSKENMQERFAMLDDFRGRFGYKLGKKTAWFSGKDLLTASDINKKRFWKTDFIHKVRYYSTFHIKDDYLKYYVENLIKYQPEYMVGFPSSILEIAKCGIANGYDFPANCIKAIFPTAETITEEMRAVIEAFFKAKLIDQYASSEGAPFVFECRNGHLHLELQSGVFEVLDDSNQPTFEGKLVVTSFTTEATPLIRYDIGDSIILDDADKVCGCGNNNPLVKKILGRIDDYIFSPQTGKINLGNISNTLKDTKGIIRFQAIQNELNQVNILIITDSKTFDAKSYDKFLANWKARVGDEMIINIQETDYIPVEKSGKYRIVKNNIKHLI, from the coding sequence ATGAAAGATAAAATCTATAAAATATTACCAGACTTTTTACAAAATTTTTTGATAAGTCTTTTCAATATATTGGCTTATAAAGAACGTTACGGCGGAAAGTATCAGTTTTATCTAAAGCGGTTTAAAGATAATCGTCAACTTTCTAGGGCAGCTTTGAAAGATATTCAAAAACAAAGGTTCTCTGAGTTTTTGCACCAAGCAATATCTAAATCTGAATATTATAAAGACTATCCGTTGGTTGACTTAGCAAATATTGAACAATTACCTATTTTAAAAAAAGAGGATTTAAGACAACATATAAAAGAAGTATTTACTATTACTAAAAGTGATGGTATTGTTTCTAAGACAGGTGGAACAACAGGGAAGTCTTTGGAAGTTTTGTTTTCTAAGGAAAATATGCAGGAACGTTTTGCAATGCTAGATGATTTTCGTGGACGATTTGGTTATAAGCTAGGAAAGAAAACAGCCTGGTTTTCTGGAAAAGATCTATTGACAGCTAGTGATATTAATAAGAAACGTTTTTGGAAAACCGATTTTATCCATAAGGTTCGTTATTATTCAACTTTTCATATCAAAGATGATTATCTTAAATATTATGTTGAAAATCTCATTAAATATCAACCTGAATATATGGTGGGTTTTCCATCGAGTATTTTGGAAATTGCAAAATGCGGTATTGCTAATGGATATGATTTTCCGGCTAACTGTATCAAAGCTATTTTTCCCACAGCAGAAACGATTACAGAAGAAATGCGTGCTGTAATTGAAGCTTTTTTTAAAGCCAAACTTATTGATCAGTACGCATCGTCTGAAGGAGCACCTTTTGTTTTTGAATGTCGCAATGGACATTTGCACCTTGAATTACAAAGTGGTGTTTTTGAGGTGTTGGATGACTCGAATCAACCTACTTTTGAAGGTAAATTGGTTGTTACGAGTTTTACTACTGAGGCAACTCCTTTAATTAGATATGATATTGGAGATTCCATTATTTTGGATGATGCTGATAAAGTTTGTGGGTGTGGGAATAACAATCCTTTAGTTAAAAAGATTCTGGGACGTATTGATGATTACATATTTTCACCGCAAACAGGAAAGATTAACTTGGGAAATATTTCTAATACCTTAAAAGATACAAAGGGCATTATTCGTTTTCAAGCCATACAGAATGAATTGAATCAAGTCAATATATTAATTATTACTGATTCTAAAACATTCGATGCTAAAAGTTATGATAAATTTTTAGCGA